One Streptomyces sp. B21-105 genomic region harbors:
- a CDS encoding aldo/keto reductase — translation MEQRHLGRTGLRVSRIGLGTLTWGRDTDEHDAADVIKTFWEAGGTLVDTADVYGDGDAEYLLGRLMDGLVPRRDLIISTKAGSVPDPDRHFDGSRGHLLAALDASLARLGTDYVDLWQVHAFDPDTPLEETLQALDIAVASGRARYAGVSNFCGWQLAKAATWQLSAPGTRTRLAATQMEYSLLQRGIEREVLPAALDLGIGLLPSSPLGRGVLTGKYRGDALPPDSRAASDHFGLFVEPYLDDTASSIVDAVSTAADGLAVTPLQVALAWVRDRPGVAAPIVGARNAQQLTAALSVEALSLPDEICRALDDVSAPVHRYPDHDWSTL, via the coding sequence ATGGAGCAGAGGCATCTCGGCCGCACCGGCCTGCGCGTGTCCCGTATCGGGCTCGGCACCCTGACCTGGGGCCGCGACACCGACGAGCACGACGCCGCGGACGTCATCAAGACGTTCTGGGAGGCGGGCGGGACCCTCGTCGACACGGCCGACGTGTACGGCGACGGGGACGCCGAGTACCTGCTCGGTCGGCTCATGGACGGCCTGGTGCCGCGGCGGGACCTGATCATCTCGACCAAGGCGGGCAGCGTGCCCGACCCGGACCGCCACTTCGACGGTTCGCGCGGTCACCTCCTCGCCGCCCTCGACGCCTCGCTGGCCCGGCTCGGCACGGACTACGTCGACCTGTGGCAGGTGCACGCCTTCGACCCGGACACTCCGCTGGAGGAGACGCTGCAGGCGCTCGACATCGCCGTCGCCAGCGGTCGCGCCCGGTACGCCGGAGTCTCCAACTTCTGCGGCTGGCAACTCGCCAAGGCAGCCACCTGGCAGCTCTCCGCGCCGGGCACGCGGACGCGGCTCGCGGCGACACAGATGGAGTACTCGCTGCTGCAGCGCGGCATCGAGCGCGAGGTGCTGCCGGCCGCGCTGGACCTCGGCATCGGCCTGCTGCCCTCCTCCCCGCTGGGCCGCGGCGTGCTCACCGGCAAGTATCGCGGCGACGCCCTGCCGCCGGACTCGCGCGCCGCCTCGGACCACTTCGGGCTCTTCGTCGAGCCGTATCTCGACGACACCGCCAGCAGCATCGTGGACGCCGTGTCGACCGCCGCGGACGGGTTGGCGGTGACCCCACTGCAGGTGGCACTCGCCTGGGTCCGCGACCGGCCCGGCGTGGCCGCCCCGATCGTCGGCGCGCGCAACGCGCAGCAGCTCACGGCGGCATTGTCAGTGGAGGCGCTTAGTCTTCCTGACGAGATCTGCCGGGCGCTCGACGATGTGTCGGCACCCGTGCACCGCTATCCCGATCACGACTGGAGCACGCTGTGA